A genome region from Arthrobacter agilis includes the following:
- a CDS encoding DUF4383 domain-containing protein, producing the protein MANPNNRTVEGGRTTLQRAAQAVGIVFLLVGILGFIPGITSNYDTMMFAGHQSEAMLLGIFQVSILHNIVHLLFGIAGLAMARTVSGARSYLLVGGIIYAVLWIYGLVIGQESSANFVPVNTADNWLHFLLAVGMIGLALALSRGARDRSRRA; encoded by the coding sequence ATGGCAAATCCGAACAACCGCACGGTGGAGGGTGGCCGGACCACCCTGCAGCGCGCTGCACAGGCAGTGGGGATCGTGTTCCTGCTGGTCGGGATCCTGGGGTTCATCCCGGGAATCACCTCGAACTACGACACGATGATGTTCGCCGGACACCAGTCGGAGGCCATGCTGCTCGGCATCTTCCAGGTCTCGATCCTGCACAACATCGTCCACCTGCTGTTCGGCATCGCCGGGCTCGCGATGGCGAGGACCGTTTCCGGAGCGCGCTCGTACCTGCTCGTCGGTGGCATCATCTACGCCGTCCTGTGGATCTACGGCCTCGTCATCGGTCAGGAATCGTCCGCCAACTTCGTCCCGGTGAACACCGCCGACAACTGGCTGCACTTCCTCCTGGCCGTCGGCATGATCGGGCTTGCCCTCGCCCTGAGCCGCGGTGCCCGTGACAGGTCCAGGCGTGCCTGA
- a CDS encoding phage holin family protein — MSEAYTGGAHQAAAPPPSEAEQRSANASVGELLGEVTKDLSKLMRQEVALAKAEATESAKNAGKGAGMFAGAAVGGHFVLLFLSLALMWGLGALMPLGWAAVIVAVIWGIIAAVLALQGKKEVKKVKGLPQTAETVKEIPPTLKPGEQTR, encoded by the coding sequence ATGAGTGAGGCATACACGGGCGGCGCACACCAGGCCGCCGCACCCCCGCCGTCGGAGGCGGAGCAGCGCTCCGCCAACGCCTCGGTGGGCGAACTCCTCGGGGAGGTGACGAAGGACCTCTCCAAGCTCATGCGCCAGGAGGTGGCCCTGGCGAAGGCCGAGGCCACCGAATCCGCGAAGAACGCCGGAAAGGGCGCGGGCATGTTCGCCGGCGCCGCAGTAGGCGGTCACTTCGTCCTCCTCTTCCTGTCCCTCGCCCTCATGTGGGGACTCGGAGCGCTCATGCCCCTGGGCTGGGCCGCCGTGATCGTGGCCGTCATCTGGGGCATCATCGCCGCGGTGCTGGCGCTGCAGGGCAAGAAGGAAGTCAAGAAGGTCAAGGGCCTCCCGCAGACAGCGGAGACCGTCAAAGAGATCCCGCCGACACTGAAACCAGGTGAGCAGACACGATGA
- a CDS encoding DUF3618 domain-containing protein: protein MSQTPDEIRADIERTRQELGTDVDAVADKVNPANIAHRQTEKVKHSFSNVKETVMGKAEDVRDSVVGKAEDVAGTVKDKTGHARDAAGSGLHSGIGSAQSTTGAARDTAHHAGQAVQRAPRQISSKAAGNPLAAGLIAFGAGLLVASLIPASQKEQQAASQLKEQAAPLKEKVAEAAKQVVEEVREPAQEAVQAVKESAADSVQTVKDEGQHAVGDVKSEGQHAASDVKGSAQDAKSNVQQR, encoded by the coding sequence ATGAGCCAGACACCAGACGAGATCCGCGCAGATATCGAACGCACCCGCCAGGAGTTGGGAACCGACGTCGACGCCGTCGCGGACAAAGTGAACCCGGCGAACATCGCGCATCGCCAGACCGAGAAGGTCAAGCACAGCTTCAGCAATGTGAAGGAGACCGTCATGGGCAAGGCAGAAGATGTCAGGGATTCCGTGGTCGGCAAGGCAGAGGACGTGGCCGGCACCGTCAAGGACAAGACAGGGCACGCGAGGGACGCTGCAGGCAGCGGCCTCCACAGTGGAATCGGCAGCGCCCAGTCGACCACCGGAGCGGCCAGGGACACGGCCCATCATGCGGGCCAGGCCGTCCAGCGCGCGCCCCGGCAGATCAGCAGCAAGGCGGCAGGCAATCCCCTTGCCGCCGGGCTGATCGCCTTCGGCGCCGGACTGCTGGTGGCGTCGCTCATCCCCGCCAGCCAGAAGGAGCAGCAGGCCGCCTCGCAGCTCAAGGAGCAGGCCGCCCCCCTGAAGGAGAAGGTCGCGGAGGCAGCGAAGCAGGTCGTCGAGGAGGTCCGGGAGCCGGCTCAGGAAGCCGTCCAGGCCGTCAAGGAGTCGGCCGCCGATTCCGTGCAGACGGTGAAGGACGAGGGCCAGCACGCCGTCGGCGACGTCAAGAGCGAGGGCCAGCACGCTGCCAGCGACGTCAAGGGCAGCGCTCAGGACGCCAAGTCCAACGTGCAGCAGCGCTGA
- a CDS encoding cysteine hydrolase family protein, giving the protein MLIIDMQNAFFEDAMLARVQHALVGACNRLIDAAHHGNSPVLLVRTEHLRDRSTWTLSMLDDDQGFIFHGSRQADPVDGLRVDGLETLTKTRDSAFFGTDLAERLREQGVERLVLAGVSTHNCVAHTGADAFAGDFRVSYALDAIGSTNHQYAEAMLEILSVEYRQAIIGQEEAEALLR; this is encoded by the coding sequence TTGCTGATCATCGACATGCAGAACGCCTTCTTCGAGGACGCCATGCTGGCCCGCGTGCAGCACGCGCTGGTCGGTGCCTGCAACCGACTGATCGACGCCGCACACCACGGGAACTCTCCCGTCCTCCTGGTGCGCACGGAGCACCTCAGGGACCGCTCCACGTGGACCCTCTCGATGCTGGACGACGACCAGGGCTTCATCTTCCATGGCTCGCGGCAGGCGGACCCGGTGGACGGTCTGCGGGTCGACGGGCTGGAGACCCTGACGAAGACCCGCGACAGTGCGTTCTTCGGGACCGACCTCGCCGAACGCCTGCGGGAGCAGGGCGTGGAGCGGCTCGTCCTCGCGGGGGTGTCCACACACAACTGTGTGGCGCACACAGGAGCGGACGCCTTCGCCGGCGACTTCCGAGTCAGCTATGCGCTCGACGCCATCGGCAGCACCAACCATCAGTACGCCGAGGCCATGCTCGAGATCCTGTCGGTCGAGTACCGGCAAGCCATCATCGGCCAGGAGGAGGCCGAGGCGCTCCTGCGCTGA
- a CDS encoding PRC and DUF2382 domain-containing protein: MITQEHIDTLLGNGGNVLGSDGEKIGSIGQVYLDDQTGEPSWVTAKTGLFGTSESFVPLQGADVEGHDVRVPYSKHQVKDAPRIESDGNLSPEEEDRLYRHYEIGGGTSGHTDTTRTHSGTDTTTTTGTVGQGDRDVDIDTTSGRHAGVTGTHSGTDTHTGRDADLTGTHSGTDTHTSRNAVGHDTSGPTTDEAMTRSEEQLHVGTERREAGRARLRKYVVTENVTETVPVSREEVRVEREPITDANRGDAYDGPAISEEEHEVVLNAERPVVEKETVPVERVRLDKETVTSNETVNGEVRKEEIEVEGADDTRHGKNL, translated from the coding sequence ATGATTACTCAGGAACACATCGACACCCTGCTCGGCAACGGCGGCAACGTCCTCGGTTCTGATGGTGAGAAGATCGGCTCGATCGGACAGGTCTACCTGGACGACCAGACCGGCGAGCCCAGCTGGGTCACGGCCAAGACGGGCCTGTTCGGCACGTCGGAGTCGTTCGTTCCCCTGCAGGGTGCAGACGTCGAAGGCCATGACGTCCGCGTGCCCTACTCGAAGCACCAGGTGAAGGACGCCCCCCGCATCGAATCCGACGGGAACCTCAGCCCGGAGGAAGAGGACCGCCTCTACCGTCACTACGAGATCGGCGGCGGCACCAGCGGGCACACCGACACGACGCGCACCCACTCGGGCACCGACACCACGACGACCACCGGCACCGTCGGACAGGGCGACCGTGACGTCGACATCGACACCACCTCGGGCCGCCACGCCGGCGTGACCGGCACCCACTCGGGCACCGACACCCACACGGGCCGCGACGCCGACCTCACGGGCACCCACTCGGGCACCGACACCCACACGAGCCGCAACGCGGTGGGTCACGACACCTCCGGTCCCACGACCGATGAGGCGATGACCCGCTCGGAGGAGCAGCTCCACGTCGGTACCGAGCGTCGTGAAGCCGGCCGCGCGCGCCTGCGCAAGTACGTCGTGACCGAGAACGTCACCGAGACGGTTCCCGTCAGCCGCGAGGAAGTCCGCGTGGAGCGCGAGCCCATCACGGACGCCAACCGCGGTGATGCCTACGACGGACCGGCCATCAGCGAGGAGGAGCACGAAGTAGTCCTCAACGCCGAGCGCCCCGTCGTCGAGAAGGAAACCGTGCCCGTCGAGCGCGTACGCCTCGACAAGGAGACGGTGACCAGCAACGAGACGGTCAACGGCGAAGTACGCAAGGAAGAAATCGAGGTCGAGGGCGCGGATGACACCCGCCACGGCAAGAACCTCTAG
- a CDS encoding MarR family winged helix-turn-helix transcriptional regulator, producing MNQGEGHAIVPELNDWSTSRLLTTAARIVEHSWNEKLLGIGITHAGLTTLGVLEREGTLTGVRLAQLVHVQAQTVGRTLDRLEKRGLVTRLRNTADRRSQRITITSAGLKALERAKNIENELMAEDGLASEDLRDRLKTVINELGPKKD from the coding sequence ATGAACCAAGGGGAAGGACACGCCATCGTGCCGGAGTTGAACGATTGGTCGACCAGCCGCCTGCTAACGACCGCGGCCCGCATCGTCGAGCACTCATGGAACGAGAAACTCCTGGGGATCGGCATCACGCACGCAGGATTGACCACGCTGGGAGTGCTGGAGCGGGAAGGGACCCTCACCGGCGTCCGCCTGGCGCAACTCGTCCACGTGCAGGCACAGACCGTAGGACGCACCCTGGACCGACTGGAGAAGCGGGGCCTGGTGACCCGCCTCCGCAACACCGCCGACCGCCGAAGCCAGCGCATCACCATCACCTCGGCCGGCTTGAAAGCCCTGGAGCGGGCGAAGAACATCGAGAACGAATTGATGGCCGAGGACGGCCTCGCGTCGGAAGACCTGCGCGATCGGCTGAAGACGGTCATCAACGAGCTCGGTCCGAAGAAGGACTAG
- the dnaB gene encoding replicative DNA helicase translates to MSLAHADSSTDTRSPEFSRTPPQDLVAEQSVLGGMMLSKDAIADCVEVLRGLDFYRPAHESIYEAIIDLYGRGEPADAVTVSDELTKRGEISRIGGPAYLHTLIQSVPTAANAGFYAEIVRERAVLRRLVDAGTKIVQLGYSNDGEVDDLVNAAQAEVYAVAERRTAEDYVALKDIIEGTVDEIESAGHRGEGMTGVPTGFYELDELTQGLHGGQMIVVAARPAMGKSTFALDWARSAAIKHNMATVFFSLEMGRNEIAMRLLSAEATIGLQDLRKGTIKDEQWGKIATTMGRMNDAPLFIDDSPNMSLMEIRAKCRRLKQRHDLKLVVLDYLQLMSSGKRVESRQQEVSEFSRALKLLAKELNVPVVALSQLNRGSEQRTDKRPQVSDLRESGSIEQDADMVILLHRDDVYDKESARAGEADVIVAKHRNGPTKTLVVGFQGHYSRFNNMAADGGGY, encoded by the coding sequence GTGTCCCTGGCACATGCAGATTCATCGACGGACACACGTAGCCCGGAGTTCTCGCGCACGCCTCCACAGGACCTCGTCGCGGAGCAGTCGGTGCTCGGGGGGATGATGCTCTCGAAGGATGCCATCGCCGACTGCGTCGAAGTCCTCCGGGGGCTCGACTTCTACCGGCCGGCCCACGAGAGCATCTACGAGGCCATCATCGACCTCTACGGGCGCGGCGAGCCGGCCGACGCCGTGACGGTCTCCGACGAGCTGACCAAGCGCGGGGAGATCTCCCGCATCGGGGGGCCCGCCTACCTCCATACGCTCATCCAGTCCGTGCCGACGGCGGCCAATGCGGGCTTCTACGCGGAGATCGTGCGTGAGCGTGCCGTGCTCCGCCGGTTGGTGGACGCGGGAACCAAGATCGTACAGCTCGGCTACTCCAACGACGGCGAGGTGGACGACCTCGTCAATGCCGCTCAGGCCGAGGTGTATGCGGTGGCGGAACGCCGTACCGCCGAGGACTATGTCGCCCTGAAGGACATCATCGAGGGGACCGTCGACGAGATCGAGTCCGCGGGTCATCGTGGGGAGGGCATGACCGGCGTGCCGACCGGTTTCTACGAACTCGACGAGCTGACCCAGGGCCTCCACGGTGGCCAGATGATCGTCGTCGCGGCACGTCCGGCCATGGGCAAGTCCACCTTCGCGCTCGACTGGGCGCGCTCCGCCGCCATCAAGCACAACATGGCCACGGTGTTCTTCTCCCTCGAGATGGGCCGCAACGAGATCGCGATGCGCCTGCTCTCGGCCGAAGCGACGATCGGTCTGCAGGACCTGCGCAAGGGCACGATCAAGGACGAGCAGTGGGGCAAGATCGCCACCACCATGGGACGCATGAACGACGCACCCCTGTTCATCGACGACAGCCCGAACATGTCACTCATGGAGATCAGGGCGAAGTGCCGCCGCCTCAAGCAGCGGCACGACCTCAAGCTCGTGGTGCTGGACTACCTGCAGCTGATGTCGTCCGGGAAGCGTGTGGAGTCCCGCCAGCAGGAGGTGTCGGAGTTCTCGCGCGCACTCAAACTGCTGGCCAAGGAGCTCAACGTCCCGGTGGTCGCGCTGTCACAGCTCAACCGTGGATCCGAGCAGCGGACGGACAAGCGCCCCCAGGTCTCCGATCTGCGCGAGTCCGGATCGATCGAACAGGATGCGGACATGGTGATCCTGCTGCATCGCGACGACGTCTACGACAAGGAGTCGGCGCGCGCGGGCGAGGCCGACGTGATCGTCGCGAAGCACCGTAATGGACCCACCAAGACCCTCGTGGTCGGCTTCCAGGGCCACTACTCGCGCTTCAACAACATGGCTGCGGACGGCGGCGGCTACTAG
- the rplI gene encoding 50S ribosomal protein L9 — MSKLILTQEVTGLGAAGDVVEVKNGYARNYLLPRGFALTWSKGGEKQVESIKAARSAREHASLEDAQRQAAALSAKPVTLTVKAGGSGRLFGTVKADDVAKAVEAAGLGKIDKRKVELPAHIKSVGSYQANVRLHEDVAAVIDLDVVAS; from the coding sequence ATGTCGAAGCTCATTCTGACCCAGGAAGTCACCGGACTCGGTGCAGCAGGCGACGTCGTCGAGGTGAAGAACGGTTACGCACGTAACTACCTTCTGCCCCGCGGTTTCGCCCTGACGTGGAGCAAGGGTGGCGAGAAGCAGGTCGAGTCGATCAAGGCTGCCCGCTCCGCCCGCGAGCACGCGTCGCTCGAGGACGCCCAGCGCCAGGCGGCCGCACTGTCGGCCAAGCCCGTCACCCTGACCGTGAAGGCCGGTGGCTCCGGCCGCCTGTTCGGCACCGTCAAGGCCGACGACGTCGCCAAGGCCGTCGAGGCCGCAGGTCTCGGCAAGATCGACAAGCGCAAGGTCGAACTCCCGGCTCACATCAAGTCGGTCGGCTCGTACCAGGCCAACGTCCGTCTCCACGAGGACGTAGCAGCAGTCATCGACCTGGACGTCGTCGCCAGCTAG
- the rpsR gene encoding 30S ribosomal protein S18: protein MAKAELRKPKPKSNPLKAADVTVIDYKDVALLRKFISDRGKIRARRVTGVTVQEQRKIAQAIKNAREVALLPYSGAGRG, encoded by the coding sequence ATGGCTAAGGCTGAACTCCGTAAGCCCAAACCAAAGTCCAACCCCCTGAAGGCCGCTGACGTCACCGTCATCGACTACAAGGACGTAGCCCTGCTGCGTAAGTTCATTTCCGATCGCGGAAAGATCCGTGCCCGTCGCGTCACCGGCGTGACCGTGCAGGAGCAGCGCAAGATCGCCCAGGCAATCAAGAACGCCCGCGAAGTCGCGCTGCTGCCGTACTCCGGCGCTGGCCGCGGCTAG
- a CDS encoding single-stranded DNA-binding protein, with protein MAGETVITVIGNLTNDPELRFTPSGSAVANFTIASTPRTFDRQTNDWKDGETLFLRASVWREAAENVAETLTKGTRVVAQGRLKSRSYDTKEGEKRTVMELEVDEIGPSLRYASAKVTRTQRSGGGNGGGFGGNSGGNQGGGFGGNSGGNQGGGSGWSGGQQAQPADDPWGAPSGGNSQGWGNGADSEPPF; from the coding sequence ATGGCAGGCGAGACAGTCATCACGGTGATCGGCAACCTCACCAACGACCCCGAGCTGCGGTTCACGCCGTCGGGATCGGCGGTCGCCAACTTCACCATCGCGTCCACTCCTCGTACGTTCGACCGTCAGACCAACGACTGGAAGGACGGCGAAACGCTGTTCCTCCGTGCGTCGGTGTGGCGTGAAGCGGCCGAGAACGTCGCCGAGACCCTGACCAAGGGAACGCGTGTGGTGGCGCAGGGCCGACTCAAGTCGCGTTCGTACGACACCAAAGAAGGCGAAAAGCGCACCGTCATGGAGCTCGAGGTGGACGAGATCGGTCCGTCCCTGCGCTATGCGTCCGCGAAGGTCACCCGTACCCAGCGCTCCGGCGGCGGGAACGGCGGCGGCTTCGGCGGCAACTCCGGTGGCAACCAGGGCGGCGGCTTCGGCGGCAACTCCGGTGGCAACCAGGGCGGCGGCTCCGGCTGGAGCGGCGGCCAGCAGGCCCAGCCCGCGGATGACCCGTGGGGCGCGCCCTCCGGCGGAAATTCGCAGGGCTGGGGCAACGGCGCCGACTCCGAGCCTCCCTTCTAG
- the rpsF gene encoding 30S ribosomal protein S6 — protein MRAYELMVIIDPDVEERSIDPTLEKFLNVVRNGGGTVDKVDIWGRRRLAYEIQKKTEGIYAVVNFTATPAVASELDRQLSLNETIMRTKIIRPEEQKVSAE, from the coding sequence ATGCGTGCATATGAATTGATGGTAATCATCGACCCCGATGTCGAGGAACGCTCCATCGACCCGACACTCGAGAAGTTCCTCAATGTCGTCCGCAACGGCGGCGGCACTGTGGACAAGGTGGATATCTGGGGACGCCGGCGCCTTGCGTACGAGATCCAGAAGAAGACCGAGGGCATCTACGCCGTCGTCAACTTCACCGCGACCCCGGCCGTGGCTTCCGAGCTCGACCGCCAGCTGAGCCTCAACGAGACGATCATGCGCACCAAGATCATCCGCCCCGAGGAGCAGAAGGTCTCCGCCGAGTAG
- a CDS encoding M18 family aminopeptidase: protein MTSAPAHIQDLGAYVAASPSSFHAVAEGGRRLAAAGFRELREQDAWEGGSGRYFVLRDGALIAWAVPSGAGPTTGFHILGAHTDSPSFKLKPRPTTGKYGWLQAGVEVYGGPLLNSWLDRELALAGRLTLRDGSEHLVATGPLLRFPQLAIHLDRAVNDGLSLDKQRHMNPVWGLGDPADADLLGLLAGSAGIDPREVGGFDVVVADTQEPRVFGAQGGFFASGRLDNLSSVHAGLTAIIAAASDEQADGPIAVLAAFDHEEVGSGSRSGASGPFLEDMLLRISLGLGAGTEERLRALASSFCVSADAGHAVHPNYAERHDPANLPVLNGGPLLKINANQRYTTDAPGAAYWAELCRASGVPYQEFVSNNVMPCGSTIGPLTATRLGIRTVDVGTPLLSMHSARELCGVDDPGHLAAATATFFRDGR from the coding sequence ATGACTTCAGCACCCGCGCACATCCAGGACCTCGGCGCCTACGTCGCGGCCTCGCCGTCGAGCTTCCACGCCGTGGCGGAGGGCGGGCGACGCCTCGCCGCGGCCGGTTTCCGTGAACTGCGGGAACAGGACGCCTGGGAGGGCGGTTCAGGACGGTACTTCGTGCTCCGCGACGGCGCGCTCATCGCCTGGGCCGTCCCCTCGGGCGCCGGTCCCACCACCGGGTTCCACATCCTCGGCGCCCACACGGATTCGCCGTCGTTCAAGCTCAAGCCCCGGCCCACCACGGGCAAGTACGGCTGGTTGCAGGCCGGCGTCGAGGTATACGGCGGACCGCTCCTGAACTCCTGGCTGGACCGCGAACTCGCCCTCGCGGGCCGGCTGACCCTGCGCGACGGCAGCGAGCACCTCGTCGCCACCGGGCCGCTGCTGCGCTTCCCGCAACTGGCCATCCACCTCGACCGCGCCGTCAATGACGGCCTGAGCCTCGACAAGCAACGCCACATGAACCCCGTCTGGGGCCTGGGCGACCCCGCGGACGCAGATCTCCTCGGGCTCCTCGCCGGCAGTGCCGGCATCGATCCGCGGGAGGTGGGCGGGTTCGACGTCGTCGTCGCCGACACGCAGGAACCCCGCGTCTTCGGGGCGCAGGGCGGATTCTTCGCGTCCGGCCGGCTCGACAACCTCTCCTCCGTGCACGCGGGTCTCACGGCGATCATCGCTGCGGCCTCGGACGAGCAGGCGGACGGGCCGATCGCGGTACTCGCCGCATTCGACCACGAGGAGGTCGGCAGCGGGTCCCGTTCCGGTGCGAGCGGGCCGTTCCTCGAGGACATGCTGCTGCGCATCTCGCTCGGCCTCGGTGCCGGGACGGAGGAGCGCCTGCGCGCGCTGGCGTCGTCGTTCTGCGTGTCCGCCGACGCCGGGCACGCCGTGCACCCCAACTACGCGGAGCGCCACGACCCCGCGAACCTGCCCGTCCTCAACGGGGGGCCGCTCCTGAAGATCAACGCCAACCAGCGGTACACCACGGATGCGCCCGGTGCCGCCTACTGGGCGGAGCTGTGCCGCGCGAGCGGCGTGCCCTACCAGGAGTTCGTCTCCAACAACGTCATGCCCTGCGGATCCACGATCGGACCGCTGACGGCCACGAGGCTGGGCATCCGCACGGTCGACGTCGGAACGCCCCTGCTGTCCATGCACTCGGCGCGCGAACTGTGCGGCGTCGACGACCCGGGACACCTCGCTGCGGCCACGGCCACCTTCTTCCGCGACGGCCGGTAG
- a CDS encoding TasA family protein, which produces MARISRITLKSTSGKVLASVALLGVAASVAGLGTYGSFTSTTSASENVTAGSVNVALGAEGTAANRLTVAATGIVPGDSIQRAATLTNTGNQNFGGVTLSTTAVGTPTLLTTDALNGLQVTVDACTVPWTETGTAPAYTYTCAGTTTTVLPTRPIIGTDVVLNNLASVTSTKADNLRVTATLPTTAGNTFQGLASTVNLAFTATQRAATSR; this is translated from the coding sequence ATGGCACGCATCTCCCGCATCACCCTGAAGTCCACCTCCGGCAAGGTCCTGGCCTCGGTCGCCCTGCTCGGTGTCGCCGCCTCCGTCGCAGGCCTTGGCACCTATGGTTCCTTCACCTCCACCACCTCCGCCAGCGAGAACGTCACCGCCGGCTCCGTGAACGTCGCCCTCGGCGCCGAAGGCACCGCCGCCAACCGCCTCACCGTCGCCGCCACCGGCATCGTCCCGGGCGACTCCATCCAGCGTGCCGCGACCCTCACCAACACCGGCAACCAGAACTTCGGCGGCGTCACCCTCAGCACCACCGCCGTCGGCACCCCGACCCTGCTCACCACCGACGCCCTCAACGGCCTCCAGGTCACCGTCGACGCCTGCACCGTGCCCTGGACCGAGACCGGCACCGCCCCCGCCTACACCTACACCTGCGCCGGGACCACCACCACGGTCCTGCCGACCCGCCCGATCATCGGCACCGACGTGGTCCTCAACAACCTCGCCTCGGTCACCAGCACCAAGGCCGACAACCTCCGCGTCACCGCCACCCTGCCCACCACCGCCGGCAACACCTTCCAGGGCCTGGCCAGCACCGTGAACCTCGCCTTCACCGCCACCCAGCGCGCAGCCACCAGCCGCTAA
- a CDS encoding response regulator, producing the protein MTTDHSAPIRVLLADDQPLLRMGFRLILEGEADLEIAGEASTGAEAVRLAAELQPDVVLMDVRMPFGDGIEATRQITASGSGSRIIILTTFDLDEYAFSGLQAGASAFLLKDVAPEDLVHAVRIVASGDAVVAPRVTQRLLETYVRSLPPAQATATVPDRRLAELTPREREVLEAIAGGLSNAELAALFFLSEATIKTHVRRILTKLDLRDRVQAVVYAYENGIVVPGPAH; encoded by the coding sequence ATGACCACCGACCACAGCGCGCCCATCAGGGTTCTGCTCGCTGACGACCAGCCCCTGCTGAGGATGGGCTTCCGGCTGATCCTCGAGGGTGAGGCGGACCTCGAGATCGCCGGTGAGGCGTCCACAGGAGCCGAAGCCGTCCGTCTCGCGGCGGAGCTTCAGCCCGACGTGGTGCTGATGGACGTCCGGATGCCTTTCGGCGACGGGATCGAGGCCACCCGCCAGATCACCGCCTCGGGTTCCGGCTCGCGCATCATCATCCTGACCACCTTCGACCTGGACGAGTACGCGTTCTCGGGCCTGCAGGCGGGAGCGTCGGCGTTCCTGCTGAAGGACGTGGCACCCGAGGACCTGGTGCACGCGGTGCGGATCGTCGCGAGCGGAGACGCCGTCGTCGCACCGCGCGTCACCCAGCGGTTGCTCGAGACCTACGTCCGGTCGCTGCCGCCGGCACAGGCGACGGCGACCGTCCCCGACCGGCGGCTCGCGGAACTGACGCCGAGGGAGCGGGAAGTGCTCGAGGCGATCGCCGGGGGGCTCTCGAACGCCGAACTCGCAGCCCTGTTCTTCCTGTCGGAAGCCACGATCAAGACCCACGTGCGGCGCATCCTCACGAAACTGGACCTACGGGACCGCGTGCAGGCGGTCGTGTACGCCTACGAGAACGGGATCGTGGTGCCGGGTCCGGCGCACTGA